The Lycium ferocissimum isolate CSIRO_LF1 chromosome 1, AGI_CSIRO_Lferr_CH_V1, whole genome shotgun sequence genome includes a region encoding these proteins:
- the LOC132051957 gene encoding FCS-Like Zinc finger 8-like, with protein sequence MLRNNSRRAVSSKQSHMAENKSFPSHIQNNTNNNPISQLLASPRFFNGLLTRNLSDVGSEISPKSILDAKQMFNLGNPFGYDRNNTNSTTCMDKKHKLESEGIKLVLVDPIENQESTNTTCSKANCKMVLFGTELKVQNTYVESPNCPTDFGIKTRDSQLLAFGTVKEEKDSSRGIADGLSLREMESSEDYTCVITHGPNPKTTHIFDNCVVDCCCSNLIDN encoded by the coding sequence ATGTTGAGAAACAATTCAAGAAGAGCAGTGAGCAGCAAACAAAGTCACATGGCTGAAAACAAATCCTTTCCTTCTCATATccaaaacaacacaaacaacaacCCCATTTCACAATTATTAGCTTCTCCAAGATTTTTCAATGGCCTTTTGACTAGAAACCTATCTGATGTTGGCTCTGAAATTAGCCCAAAGTCCATTCTTGATGCCAAACAAATGTTCAATCTTGGTAACCCTTTTGGGTATGACAGAAACAATACAAATTCAACCACTTGTATGGACAAAAAGCATAAGTTGGAATCAGAAGGTATTAAACTTGTTTTGGTGGACCCTATTGAGAATCAAGAAAGCACTAACACTACTTGTTCAAAGGCAAATTGCAAAATGGTTCTGTTTGGAACAGAGCTTAAAGTTCAAAATACTTATGTTGAGTCTCCAAATTGCCCAACAGATTTTGGTATCAAGACTAGGGATTCTCAACTTTTAGCATTTGGAActgtaaaagaagaaaaagattcaTCAAGGGGTATTGCAGATGGACTAAGTTTGAGGGAAATGGAGAGTTCTGAGGATTACACATGTGTGATCACACATGGTCCTAATCCTAAAACAACTCATATATTTgataattgtgttgttgactgcTGTTGTTCTAATCTGATTGATAATTGA